One region of Chryseobacterium muglaense genomic DNA includes:
- a CDS encoding NAD(P)-dependent oxidoreductase, producing the protein MNKKVAVIGATGFVGTQVVKELENRGFEVTAIVRDASKVNETENVKAKSVDVNNVDDLAEALKGNDAVINTFNAGWTNPNLYNDFLNGSINIEKAVERSGVKRFITVGGAGSLFIDGNQLVDGPDFPADIKPGATAARDYLNRIKENTTLDWTFFSPAIEMHPGTAGVRTGKYRTALENPVFNEEGRSVLSVEDVAVVLVDELEQNNHIRERFTAAY; encoded by the coding sequence ATGAACAAAAAAGTAGCAGTAATTGGGGCAACAGGTTTTGTGGGCACACAAGTAGTGAAAGAGCTTGAAAACAGAGGTTTTGAAGTGACAGCAATCGTAAGAGATGCATCTAAAGTAAACGAAACTGAAAACGTAAAAGCAAAAAGCGTTGATGTAAACAATGTAGATGATTTAGCAGAAGCGTTGAAAGGAAATGATGCCGTAATCAATACCTTTAATGCAGGTTGGACGAATCCTAATCTTTATAATGATTTCCTAAATGGGTCAATCAATATCGAAAAAGCAGTTGAAAGATCAGGTGTGAAAAGATTTATTACTGTTGGTGGAGCAGGAAGTTTATTCATCGACGGAAATCAACTGGTTGACGGACCAGATTTTCCGGCAGACATTAAACCAGGAGCAACTGCAGCAAGAGATTATTTAAATAGAATCAAAGAAAATACCACCTTAGACTGGACTTTTTTCAGCCCTGCAATCGAAATGCATCCCGGAACAGCAGGAGTAAGAACCGGAAAATACAGAACTGCTCTTGAAAATCCTGTATTCAATGAAGAGGGGAGAAGTGTACTTTCTGTAGAAGATGTCGCTGTTGTTTTGGTTGATGAGCTTGAACAAAATAATCACATCCGTGAAAGATTCACCGCAGCTTATTAA
- a CDS encoding Rrf2 family transcriptional regulator — translation MNNTRFATAIHIMTLLSKSPQEWLTSEWLAGSINVNPVIIRKEIGVLKEAGLIISRKGKEGGSQLAKNASDISISEIYSAVKNSDVLGKKNNNPNPACPVGKNINTHLGQLFTETDLMVCQFLGDKSLKEFTEQFD, via the coding sequence ATGAACAATACAAGATTTGCTACGGCAATACATATCATGACGTTGTTGTCAAAGTCTCCTCAGGAATGGTTGACTTCTGAATGGCTTGCTGGTAGTATTAATGTAAATCCTGTAATTATTCGTAAAGAAATTGGTGTTTTAAAAGAAGCCGGATTAATTATTAGCCGAAAAGGGAAAGAAGGAGGGAGCCAATTAGCAAAAAACGCTTCAGACATCAGCATTTCTGAAATTTATTCAGCAGTAAAAAATTCGGATGTTTTAGGTAAAAAAAATAACAATCCTAATCCGGCTTGTCCTGTCGGTAAAAACATCAATACTCATTTAGGACAGCTTTTTACTGAAACAGATTTGATGGTTTGTCAGTTTTTAGGAGATAAGTCTCTAAAAGAATTTACCGAACAATTCGATTAA
- a CDS encoding nuclear transport factor 2 family protein codes for MPKKLNIIIFMLFFFFGNVTAQIDKKSPLFLELKKQDSLFFERGFNNCDITYLEKSIDENLKFYHDKGGFQDKKLFLERTKQNICSNPSQKPIRKVIESSLEVFPLYNNGELYGAIQSGEHQFYIREKNKKDVLGGKAKFTSVWIKKNGSWVLSDVLSYNHQ; via the coding sequence ATGCCTAAGAAACTTAATATCATCATTTTTATGCTCTTCTTTTTCTTCGGAAATGTAACTGCTCAAATCGATAAAAAATCACCATTATTTTTAGAATTAAAGAAACAGGATAGTCTTTTTTTTGAGCGAGGTTTTAATAACTGTGATATCACATATCTTGAAAAATCTATAGATGAGAATCTAAAATTCTATCATGACAAAGGAGGGTTTCAAGATAAAAAATTGTTCTTGGAGAGAACAAAACAGAATATCTGTTCAAACCCTTCTCAAAAGCCAATTCGTAAAGTTATTGAAAGTAGTTTAGAAGTTTTTCCATTGTACAATAACGGCGAATTATACGGCGCAATACAATCTGGAGAACACCAGTTTTATATTCGTGAAAAAAATAAAAAAGATGTTTTAGGTGGAAAAGCAAAATTCACCTCTGTCTGGATTAAAAAAAATGGAAGCTGGGTTTTGAGTGATGTTCTTAGCTATAATCATCAATAA
- a CDS encoding helix-turn-helix domain-containing protein has product MSELKKIRETKNLTQEELAERSGISVRTIQRIEAGTIPKGYTLKTLATSLDVSEKDLLIAEIVKEEIKVEEISLTTENDDSFNISLTKIINLSSLPLAWLPIANFLPPLLIMLFTKNKSQIVKQIISLQIFLAIISPIIFMLIALLKLGSESVMVTMIFLVLANVYIILRNTYEIDKKKSLRYKLNFNFI; this is encoded by the coding sequence ATGTCTGAATTAAAAAAAATCCGCGAGACAAAAAATCTAACCCAGGAAGAATTAGCTGAAAGATCAGGAATTTCTGTAAGAACTATTCAAAGAATTGAAGCTGGAACTATTCCAAAAGGGTATACACTAAAAACTTTGGCCACAAGTCTTGATGTTTCTGAAAAAGATTTATTGATTGCTGAAATTGTAAAAGAAGAAATTAAAGTTGAAGAAATAAGTTTAACTACAGAAAATGACGATTCTTTTAACATTAGTTTGACTAAAATAATCAATCTTTCTTCACTTCCATTAGCGTGGCTTCCAATTGCAAATTTTTTACCACCTTTATTGATTATGCTTTTCACAAAAAATAAATCTCAAATTGTAAAACAGATAATTTCACTCCAAATATTTTTAGCCATTATTTCGCCGATTATTTTTATGTTGATTGCATTATTAAAATTAGGTTCAGAATCTGTGATGGTCACAATGATTTTCCTGGTATTGGCAAATGTTTATATTATTTTGAGAAACACTTACGAAATTGATAAGAAAAAAAGTCTTCGTTATAAGTTGAATTTCAATTTCATATAA
- a CDS encoding FKBP-type peptidyl-prolyl cis-trans isomerase, whose translation MGVADLLFKKKKELAEKNLKDGQEYMFEYGKRESVVQLPSGLQYEIMTEGDGSKPGPKSMVKCHYHGTTIAGKVFDSSVKRGTPASFPLNKVIKGWTEALQLMPVGSKWRLIIPPHLAYGDQQISKEIGPNSTLVFQVELLGIK comes from the coding sequence ATGGGAGTAGCAGATTTGTTATTTAAGAAGAAAAAGGAATTGGCAGAAAAAAACCTGAAAGACGGTCAGGAATATATGTTTGAATACGGTAAAAGAGAAAGCGTAGTACAATTGCCAAGCGGATTACAGTACGAAATCATGACTGAAGGTGATGGTTCAAAACCTGGTCCAAAATCAATGGTAAAATGCCATTACCACGGAACAACAATTGCAGGAAAAGTTTTCGATAGTTCTGTGAAAAGAGGAACTCCAGCTTCATTTCCGTTGAATAAAGTAATCAAAGGATGGACAGAAGCGCTTCAGTTAATGCCCGTAGGAAGTAAGTGGAGATTGATTATTCCACCGCATTTAGCGTATGGTGATCAGCAGATTAGCAAAGAAATCGGACCAAACTCTACACTGGTATTTCAGGTTGAATTGTTAGGCATTAAATAA